A window of Drosophila santomea strain STO CAGO 1482 chromosome X, Prin_Dsan_1.1, whole genome shotgun sequence genomic DNA:
ATTTATGAATGCTTAATTGCAGGCGGACTGTTGGCAAAGGGAATAACTTCACTTGCTTGGGCTTGGGCTGGGCATAATAAGTCACAAGTCCAGAGCAGCAATATCTACgcttaaaaaacatttttaaataacgTTGAATTGTGTCCGAAATACGAGTTTGATAAGTTAATGTTTAGGACAGCCTGATAAATAAGTGTTGTCTTCACATTGAAAATCATGTTGTAAAATCAATAATTTGCCATTGGATTTCCAGAAATATtccacaaaatattttattaataatacaTAGTCAAAAACGCAACGACTTTAcccaaatattttatttaaaataattattgaatttttatcgTACCCTTCATCATATTTATTACGATTTGAAAACATTAAACCGTACAAAATTATTGAGCTATGCTAGTTTATTTCCTAGTAAGacttattacatattttgccGAGTGCACAGCCCACAAGCGTTAAGGATTTTATGAACGGGAATGATGTTTCGACTGCAACTTTGATCCCGCCAACTGCTGTCAATACTCAATGCCTTTGTGATggtttcgtttttatttgtctGGCAGTCCCCCTTACTCATTATAGTGCGCTTGGTATTCATGATACAGCACACACTTGTGGGATTTTGTCTGCACTGCTCGGCGATATTACGTATCATTGTTTTGGAGCTTATGCTAATGCATCGGACTGATCGGAAGCACGTGTCAAATGCGGATGGGTCAGAAGAAATATTCATGAGAAGGTTCATAATATTACAGGATTGAAAAGTGGATACGCAGTTTTAAAGACAGTGAAAGTCCCACGACATGgccttttaattttgtttcctcTGCGTCCGCATCATTTTCTTCCATTTGATGGATCACATTTTATATCAAATTCCCTTCCAAGATCTCACTCTCCTTTATATTTCGCTTTCAATGCAAACGACATTCGACAAAAGTGGAAGTGCATtcaaaatcttttttttttagccatGACAAGGATCTTGCAGATCTGAGATTTAAGATTTtcccaaaaggaaaaaatgcaTTATGTAGACCCAGGGACACAAAGGACAAAGAGTGTGTGGGAGAGGGAAAAGGATGGGTAGGTAGGCACACAGCGAATGAGTAGGAATAGAGGCACCCaccacagaaaaaaaaaccctagAAAGAGAGGAAAAATGTACGATCACTTGTGCAAAGGACTTAAGGTCCTGGTTTTTCGAGGGCAGGTAGCCAGGATCCGACCCCGTACCAACCCCTGTAGCTCCTCTGCCGAagtcgctgcctctgccggcGCGTTTGTCTCTGCCACTGGTGGGTATTTAAGGCCGTAGGTCAGGACAGGAATTATCATTGCGGAATCTGATTCCACGCAGTCAACATCTATAAACTAAACCTTAGAAAACTCTCGCAAGGATTACCATGACGAGCGTCTGCAGCAGCAagttccagcagcagcattacCAGCTGACCAAcagcaacatttttttgctgCAACATCAGCACCATCAAAGCCAGCAACACCAGCTGATTGCTCCCAAAATACCCTTGGGTACAAGCCAACTGCAGAACATGCAGCAGAGCCAGCAGTCCAATGTTGGACCCATGATGTCCTCGCAGAAGAAGAAGTTCAACTACAATAACATGCCCTATGGCGAGCAATTGCCATCGGTGGCCAGGCGAAATGCCCGTGAACGCAATCGTGTGAAGCAGGTCAACAACGGATTCGTCAATCTCCGCCAGCATTTGCCTCAAACCGTGGTTAACTCGCTGTCTAATGGAGGACGTGGAACCAGCAAGAAGTTATC
This region includes:
- the LOC120456279 gene encoding achaete-scute complex protein T3 → MTSVCSSKFQQQHYQLTNSNIFLLQHQHHQSQQHQLIAPKIPLGTSQLQNMQQSQQSNVGPMMSSQKKKFNYNNMPYGEQLPSVARRNARERNRVKQVNNGFVNLRQHLPQTVVNSLSNGGRGTSKKLSKVDTLRIAVEYIRGLQDMLDDGTGSSSRPIYNSADESSNDGSSYNDYNDSLDSSQQFLMGVTQSAQSHSYHSASPTPSYSGSEISGGGYIKQELQEQDLKFESFDSFSDEQPDDEELLDYISSWQEQ